A window of Bdellovibrionota bacterium genomic DNA:
TCCATCCACGGCGGAGGCCCCAAGGCGACTTGCCAAAATTCTATCTTGAGCGGTGGGACTTCCACCTCTTTGCAAATGCCCGAGGATACAAACCTTAGATTCATAACCAGATTTTTTTCTGATGGCCTCTGCAAGATCATAGGCTCGACCGGGTTTTTGTCCTTCGGCGGTCACAAGAATACTGCTCAGTTTTCCTCTTTGAACGGATTTATTGATATGATCAATAACATTGTCGATATTGAGTGGGCTCTCAGGAATAAATATTTCCTCTGCGCCTCCTGCTAGGCCCACGTTGAGTGCAATAGATCCAGAGTCTCTGCCCATCACCTCGACAACAAAAAGTCTATCATGGCTAAATGCGGTGTCTCTGATCTTATCTATGGCATCGAGAGCCGTGTTGAGTGCGGTATCAAACCCAATGGAGTAATCTGTTCCGTAAATATCATTATCAATTGTGCCAGGAACACCTACGATAGGAAATTGAAACTCTTCTGCTAGGGCATGGGCACCCTTGAAGGTCCCATCTCCTCCGATACAAACTAAGGCATCGATTCCTTGGTTCTTTAAATTTTCATGAGCTTTTTTTCTGAATTCAGGTTTTAGAAATTCTTTGGATCTTCCTGTTTTTAAAATAGTTCCACCGCGCTGAAGAATATTTCCCACAGATTTTGCGGTCATCACTTCAAAGTTGCCATTGATAAGGCCGTTATAACCTTGAATAATCCCTGTCACTTGAAGATTTCTATATAAACCAGTTCGAACAACTGCACGAATAGCGGCATTCATTCCAGGAGCATCTCCTCCGGAAGTTAAAACGCCAATATGTTTGATATCTTTAGACATGCAATCAGCTTATGCCTAAGGAAGACTACTTAACAAGACTTTTGAAGTCTGAACCTGGCTTAAATTTAGGAGTCCAAGTCGCAGGAATTTGGATTTCTTTTCCTGTGTTTGGATTGCGGCCAGTGCGGGCTTTTCTTTTTGCTTTGGAGAATGTACCAAAACCAACGAGTTTTACTTCTTCACCTTTTTTAACGGATTTCGTGATGGTATCAACAACAGAATCAAGCACCGACTCAATATGTGCTTTGGTCATAGAAGTTTGTTTTGCAACCTTTTCTACTAGTTCTGCTTTATTCATTGATTTTCCCCCTTGAAAATTATGTCAAAAAATTACGCTGTCGAAGTGATGATTGTATCTCTCGAAGTGTTGGCCATTGAAATCCATGCTGTAAAAATCGTCAATGACTAAATTTAGAATTTTATAAAAAGCGCGTTAAGATGTTTTAATGAGGAATCTACGGATTGATACCACAAATAAAATGAGTGGCATTTTGGGTAATTATTTTTTTTGCTCTTGACAGTATATTTTTGGTGACAGGTTATTCTTGATCTTCTTCGGAGTTTTTTTCTTCGCGATCTTCGATATCGTCGTTCTCAGTTTTATATAAGGGAATTGCATATTTTCCGTCGGCCCAATCGCCCAGATCAATTACTCTACATCTTTCAGAGCAAAACGGACGAAACTCGTTGCCATGATATTCAACGAGTTTTCTACATTTAGGACATGGTACTTGCATAAGGAATATTTAGATCGACTTCAAGGAAATGTCTACTTTTTTAGTAGTCATATCCTTTGTCCATAGTTCCGTTGGCAATTGTTTTCCAAGATGAATTGTCTTTGAAGTTCAAAGTGTAATACGTTGAATTTCCACTTAAACCTTGGTGTAAAACTAATTCTGCGATGATGTATCTAGTCGGATTGTTATAGTACACTTCAAAAATCACTTGGTTACTGCCATCATAAGTAAACTTGGTTCCATTCAATCTTACGGTTTGCGCGACTTGTCCGATGGTTTGTCTATACCCTAAGCTAGTTGAAGTTAAGTAAACATAATACTCAGTATCGTTGATTTTTTGAACTTTAGCCTGGATATCACGGCAACCGTATGGATAGCTCCATACACATAAAGAGTAGCTGTCCTGAACAAATATTCTAAGGTTAAAATCTCTAAATTTACTTTCGTCAGTGATGTTTCCGTTTGGATTATAAACGCCTCCACCGCTACCTGGATTCGAAGGATCCCAAGTACAAATACCGTTTACAACTTGGCCTTGGCAGGCTGCAGGAGCACCGTTCTTTTCTTTGTCAGAGCAGGCCACTAAAGTTAGTCCTACTGTAACCCAGACTAAAGCCATACTGAAATATACTCTTAGCGCTTTCATAGCGTTTTCTCCTTATACACATCCTATTGTATTACAGGATCCGTGCCAGACGAGGATCGGTTATATTGCAGCTAATAACCATTTTTAGCCGACTGCCAAAAAACGTCCACCACCTGTACAG
This region includes:
- the pfkA gene encoding 6-phosphofructokinase is translated as MSKDIKHIGVLTSGGDAPGMNAAIRAVVRTGLYRNLQVTGIIQGYNGLINGNFEVMTAKSVGNILQRGGTILKTGRSKEFLKPEFRKKAHENLKNQGIDALVCIGGDGTFKGAHALAEEFQFPIVGVPGTIDNDIYGTDYSIGFDTALNTALDAIDKIRDTAFSHDRLFVVEVMGRDSGSIALNVGLAGGAEEIFIPESPLNIDNVIDHINKSVQRGKLSSILVTAEGQKPGRAYDLAEAIRKKSGYESKVCILGHLQRGGSPTAQDRILASRLGASAVDGLLHGHTDVMIGIQNDQIVTLPLAEVITKQKSIRLELMQLTQILSI
- a CDS encoding HU family DNA-binding protein; amino-acid sequence: MNKAELVEKVAKQTSMTKAHIESVLDSVVDTITKSVKKGEEVKLVGFGTFSKAKRKARTGRNPNTGKEIQIPATWTPKFKPGSDFKSLVK
- a CDS encoding DNA gyrase inhibitor YacG, with product MQVPCPKCRKLVEYHGNEFRPFCSERCRVIDLGDWADGKYAIPLYKTENDDIEDREEKNSEEDQE